The DNA window GACCGATCTGGGTGAAGTACTCCGAACGCCAGCCCAGGTTGACGCGCGCGCTCCACTTGTCCCGCTCGTAGTAGGGGCTCAGGTTGTACGAGTTGCGCGAGTTGTAAGGCAGGCTGTAGTCGCTGTCGGTCTGGGCATCGGAGTAGGTGTAGTTGGCCACCAGGCCAAAGCCCAGCCCGAAATCATGCTGGAAGGCCACCGCCACGCCCTTGACCTTCGCCTTGCCGGCATTGGTCGGCACCGAGGTCAGGTAGGTACTCGCGCCACCGGTGGTGTTGTTGTAGTACACCCGGTCCTCGACGGTGGTGAGCACGTAGTCGGAGATGTCACGGTAGAACAGCTGGGCACTGAGCAGGCTACTGGGGGTGAAATACCATTCCAGCGAGGCCCCATAGTTGTCCGACTGGTAAGGCTTGAGGTTGGGATTGCCGCTGGAGGCGGTCAGCGTGGTGTCGTCGGTGGCCACGTACGGGGTCATGTTGGTATAGCGCGGACGCGCGATGACCTTGGCTGCGGCAAACCGCGCGATCAGCGCGTCACTGAGATCGTAGGCAATGTTGAACGACGGCAGCCATTTGCCATAACTGGTCTGGGCCGACACCGGCGAATAGCCACCGCCGGGGGCATAGCTGTAGCCGCTGGTCGCATCCGAAGTGTGGACGTAGCGCGCACCGAGATTGCCGGTGTAACCGTCCCCGCCAAAGTTGCCCTGGATGTACCAGGCCCGGTTCTTCTCCTCGATGTCGTAGGAACCGCTGTAGCTGAAGTCCAGCGCGTCGGCGCCGGGCAGCGCATCGCTGTAAGCGCTGATGGCGCCACTGTTGATGGTCGCCCAGTGCTGCATGTCGTCACTGGCCGAAATGCCACTGAGGAATCCGGATGGGGTATTGCCACTGGAGAAACCGGACAGCGTGGTCCCGTCATCGATGGTCCAGGTCGTACTGGATGAGGTCTGCCCGGTATCGTGATTGGTGGCCTTGATGCCAGTGAGGATCTTGTTGAACGGCCCCCACTCCACGTTGCGGTCGAAATCGGCCTGCAGGTACTTTTCGCGGTCGTGCTGGGGACTGTGGCTGATCGAAGCGGTGTGCAACGCCATGTGCGATGGATCGGTGGGATCGCGGACGTAGTCAATGGAGGTATGCCGATGGTCGATGTCATAGCTGTAGCCGCCCAGGGAAGCGAACTGCATGCCATAGATCCGGCCCGCGCCCCCTTGTGAGCCGGTATAGCCCACCTGGGCCGAGGCATTCCATCCATCACCGTGCCAATCCGCGCGCAGGTTGGCGCTGCCGGTCTCCACCTCGGTGCGGCGCAGGTAGCCATCCAGATAGGTATTGGAGGCATCACCGAAGCTGCCAGAGGTGGCCACCCCGTTTTCGAACCCCAACGCCGTGGCATCGGCTGTGTTCGATCCCCAATACCCGTAGTGACTCTGGTTGTAGTTGTCGAAGGACTCCTTGACGTACAGGCCAGTCAGGTTGAGCTCGAAATCCGTGCTTGGCTGCCACTGCAGCGCAGCGCTGACCCCATCGCGCTTGCGCGTCTGCCGGAACAAGGCGGTATTGAGCGAGGTCGGGAACTGCCCCTGGTTGTCGCCGACCACCGAGGCTGGAAAATTGGCGCCGGCCACGTTGTCGTAGCCGAAGATCTCCACACCGTCGCGCCGCAGCACCTTCTCGGTGTGCATCACCGAACCCAGCACGCCAAAGGTCTCGTCCCGGTTCTTCCAGCTGTAGAGCACCGAGGCGTTGGGCTTGCCCTCCTCGGAACGGTCGTTGTAGCCGTAGCTGAGCGTGCCGCTGAGCGCATTGCGCTCCAGATCCAGCGGCTTGCGCGTGTGGACGATCACCGTGCCGCCAATGGAGCCTTCATCGATCCGCGCCTCCGGGGTTTTGTAGACCTCCATCAGGCCAACCACCTCCGGCGCCAGCACGCTGTAGTTGAAGGAGCGGCTGTCCGGGTCGTTTGGATCGCCGCCCCAACTGGTGGACGCCAGGGTCTGGCCGTTGAGCAGGACGCGGTTCAGTGCCGGGTCGGTCCCCAGGATGCTGACTTTTTCTCCCTCGCCGAACTGGCGATCGACGGTGACCCCGGACAGATGGGACAGCGACTCGGCCACGTTGGTATCAGGGAACTTGCCGATGTCCTCGGCACTGATGGCATCGATGATCGCGTTGGCGTTGCGCTTGACGTTCAGTGCCTTGCCCAGGCTGGCGCGATAGCCCGACACCTTGACCGTGTCGACCTCCACCACGCCGTCGTCGGCCTGCTTGGGCGGTTCCTGCTGCGGCTCGGCAGCCAGGGCCATGTTCGAGAAAGACAGGGCGGCGGTGATGCTCAGGGCTAACGGCGTGATTCGGCGCTGCATGGGGGCTCAACCTCGATCGGGGATGGGACGTTTCAAAATCCGTGTCTGCGCAGCCGTGATGCGGCGGCGAGCTTCAATCAGGCAACACGCCAGCCTTCCAGCACGCATGCAGAAGTGTTCTGGCTTGGGAATTGGAGGGTCGAACACGCCGCACGATTGAGGAGGCGGCAGGCGCAATGAGCGCTTCGGCGGCCAACCCGGCGAAGCCCTCGTTAATGCGATCAGGGGCGGGCCAACGCCTTTGGCTGCGTAACGCGCATGCAATCTGAAGGGTGTAATGGAGAATGCCG is part of the Pseudoxanthomonas sp. JBR18 genome and encodes:
- a CDS encoding TonB-dependent receptor, with product MALAAEPQQEPPKQADDGVVEVDTVKVSGYRASLGKALNVKRNANAIIDAISAEDIGKFPDTNVAESLSHLSGVTVDRQFGEGEKVSILGTDPALNRVLLNGQTLASTSWGGDPNDPDSRSFNYSVLAPEVVGLMEVYKTPEARIDEGSIGGTVIVHTRKPLDLERNALSGTLSYGYNDRSEEGKPNASVLYSWKNRDETFGVLGSVMHTEKVLRRDGVEIFGYDNVAGANFPASVVGDNQGQFPTSLNTALFRQTRKRDGVSAALQWQPSTDFELNLTGLYVKESFDNYNQSHYGYWGSNTADATALGFENGVATSGSFGDASNTYLDGYLRRTEVETGSANLRADWHGDGWNASAQVGYTGSQGGAGRIYGMQFASLGGYSYDIDHRHTSIDYVRDPTDPSHMALHTASISHSPQHDREKYLQADFDRNVEWGPFNKILTGIKATNHDTGQTSSSTTWTIDDGTTLSGFSSGNTPSGFLSGISASDDMQHWATINSGAISAYSDALPGADALDFSYSGSYDIEEKNRAWYIQGNFGGDGYTGNLGARYVHTSDATSGYSYAPGGGYSPVSAQTSYGKWLPSFNIAYDLSDALIARFAAAKVIARPRYTNMTPYVATDDTTLTASSGNPNLKPYQSDNYGASLEWYFTPSSLLSAQLFYRDISDYVLTTVEDRVYYNNTTGGASTYLTSVPTNAGKAKVKGVAVAFQHDFGLGFGLVANYTYSDAQTDSDYSLPYNSRNSYNLSPYYERDKWSARVNLGWRSEYFTQIGRLNGQQMTDAFTQLDASVGYQINDRLRMSVDATNLLDETYYSYIGSKDHPYYLYKNGRAFMLSFNFKL